One Rhododendron vialii isolate Sample 1 chromosome 2a, ASM3025357v1 genomic region harbors:
- the LOC131318211 gene encoding disease resistance protein RPM1-like, whose product MAEAVFVFVSVFTPDLQEKLNLLGGVREDIEYIRGEFERMTHFLRVADAIEDKDPNIKAWVKQVREAAYDTADALDMCTLRLRSRHHHSTKFREFVSKVSFFIKTLKARHQIASEVKRIKSRIISIFEGHQRYSAIYGKIEQGSSSTHSDITWYDCRGDALLLKEVDLVGIDKPKSQLIQWLVDEDPQLKVLSVAGMGGLGKTTLTKKVYDDTRVTTHFQNHAWITVSESFKVEELLKHIIRVLFEEFKQPPPRGVGSMDANSLKGIINAFLQQKRYVLVFDDVWSIYAWQVLRIVLPECNCGSRVILTTRNADLASFASEEYHGMVYNLQPLPPKESWALFCSKTFKENSCPSYLEDLSKKILAKCEGLPLAIVAISGLLSTKEKSADEWERIYRGLGAELEGNDKLMSLTKILFLSFFGLPYYLKLCFLYLSIFPEDCLIDYWRLIRLWAAEGFIEVKEGITIEEVAEGYLNELMNRSLVQVTHITIDGRFRAYRIHDLWREMIIAKSRDQNIVTITSERGGAWPEKLRRLSVHHNLEDIQQDICFTRLRSLLVFSATDALSMLSTIAPLGKGVRLLTVLDLRGAQLKTFPHEIVNLLNLTYLSLRATNIKTIPKSIGKLKKLEILDLKETNVTELPDEILKLQHLRHLLLYRYDNAHCYFPFGDSIGFKAPAGIGSLLCLQKLCGVDANEGNNSGIVLREVGKLTQLRRLLITMLQKEDGTMLCSSLEKLKNLRSLYVAATKEDEIIDLDSLSSPPQLLQRLYLKGRLEKIPHWIPSLHNLKRLLLGWCKLKDIDPLQSLQDLPNLLHLGLATAYEGDGLFFKAGGFQKLKELWLVRLAGLKWVRVESSSMPLLKNLYLQDCKSMMELPSGVEHLANLQYLDLTDMSETVISSLNRDLQGGDYWKIAHVPRVWIGEDRSSVTSLTDMSRQSGYWTGRYL is encoded by the coding sequence atggcaGAGGCTGTGTTCGTTTTCGTATCCGTCTTCACACCCGATCTCCAAGAAAAGTTGAACTTGTTGGGCGGGGTACGGGAAGACATCGAATACATAAGAGGCGAATTCGAGCGCATGACACATTTCCTGAGAGTTGCAGATGCCATAGAAGATAAAGATCCGAACATCAAAGCATGGGTGAAGCAAGTTCGTGAAGCTGCATATGACACTGCAGATGCTCTTGACATGTGCACGCTTCGCCTCAGATCTAGACATCATCATAGCACCAAATTCCGCGAGTTTGTAAGTAAGGTTTCTTTCTTTATTAAGACTTTAAAAGCTCGCCACCAAATTGCTTCTGAAGTAAAAAGAATCAAGTCCAGAATCATCAGTATTTTTGAGGGTCATCAGCGATATAGTGCCATATATGGCAAAATAGAGCAAGGCTCAAGCTCTACTCATTCAGACATCACATGGTATGATTGTCGTGGTGATGCCCTTCTACTAAAAGAAGTTGACCTTGTGGGTATTGACAAGCCCAAATCACAATTGATTCAATGGCTGGTGGATGAGGATCCTCAACTCAAGGTGCTTTCTGTAGCAGGTATGGGTGGATTGGGCAAAACCACCCTTACAAAAAAAGTCTACGACGACACAAGAGTAACGACACACTTCCAAAATCATGCTTGGATCACCGTTTCTGAATCATTCAAGGTCGAAGAGCTTTTAAAACACATTATTCGAGTtctctttgaagaattcaagcAACCACCCCCACGAGGAGTGGGCAGTATGGATGCAAATAGCTTGAAAGGTATAATTAATGCATTTTTGCAACAAAAGAGGTATGTGCTTGTTTTTGATGATGTATGGAGTATTTATGCATGGCAAGTTTTAAGAATCGTACTTCCTGAATGCAATTGCGGCAGTCGTGTAATTCTGACAACAAGAAATGCAGATTTAGCATCTTTTGCTAGCGAAGAATATCATGGCATGGTGTATAATCTCCAGCCCCTGCCTCCCAAAGAGTCATGGGCCTTATTTTGCTCAAAAACATTCAAGGAAAATTCTTGTCCTTCATATTTGGAAGATCTTTCTAAAAAAATCTTGGCAAAATGCGAGGGGTTACCACTTGCAATAGTAGCAATTAGTGGTTTGTTATCAACAAAAGAGAAGAGTGCGGATGAGTGGGAGAGAATTTATCGCGGCCTTGGTGCAGAACTAGAAGGAAATGACAAACTCATGAGCTTGACTAAGATATTGTTCCTCAGTTTCTTTGGTTTGCCTTACTATCTTAAGTTATGTTTCTTGTACTTGAGTATTTTTCCAGAAGATTGTCTCATTGATTACTGGAGATTAATTCGGTTGTGGGCGGCGGAAGGATTTATAGAAGTGAAAGAAGGAATTACAATAGAAGAAGTTGCTGAGGGCTACCTGAATGAGCTAATGAACAGAAGTTTAGTTCAAGTGACACACATCACGATAGATGGAAGGTTTAGAGCTTATCGGATCCATGACCTTTGGCGTGAAATGATAATTGCGAAGTCAAGAGATCAAAACATTGTCACAATCACAAGTGAAAGAGGCGGAGCGTGGCCTGAGAAATTGCGGCGCCTCTCAGTCCACCATAATTTGGAAGATATTCAGCAAGACATTTGTTTcactcgccttcgttctttacTCGTGTTCAGCGCAACAGATGCGTTGTCCATGTTGTCAACTATTGCACCCTTAGGCAAGGGTGTAAGGCTACTAACGGTGTTAGACTTGAGAGGAGCACAACTGAAAACATTCCCCCATGAAATTGTGAACCTCCTTAATCTTACTTATCTAAGTTTGAGGGCGACGAATATAAAAACGATCCCGAAATCGATTGGAAAGCTCAAGAAGCTAGAAATATTGGATCTGAAAGAAACAAATGTCACCGAGTTGCCTGATGAGATCTTAAAGCTCCAGCATCTTCGCCATCTCTTGTTGTATCGCTACGACAACGCCCattgttattttccttttggTGATTCAATTGGCTTCAAAGCCCCTGCGGGAATAGGAAGTTTGTTGTGCTTGCAGAAACTATGTGGTGTTGATGCAAACGAAGGGAATAATAGTGGTATTGTGCTAAGAGAGGTGGGGAAGCTAACTCAACTGAGGAGATTGCTCATTACAATGCTACAGAAGGAAGATGGGACTATGCTATGTTCTTCCCTTGAGAAGCTAAAGAACCTTCGCTCGTTGTACGTTGCGGCAACAAAAGAAGATGAGATCATTGATTTAGATTCTTTGTCTTCACCTCCTCAACTTCTTCAAAGACTCTATCTAAAAGGACGTTTGGAGAAGATTCCGCACTGGATACCATCTCTTCACAACCTGAAAAGATTATTGTTAGGGTGGTGTAAGTTAAAAGATATTGATCCACTGCAATCCCTTCAAGATTTGCCCAATTTGCTTCACCTTGGACTTGCTACTGCATATGAAGGAGATGGATTATTTTTCAAGGCTGGTggatttcaaaaacttaaaGAATTGTGGTTGGTTCGCTTAGCAGGATTGAAATGGGTGAGAGTGGAGTCTAGCTCGATGCCTCTGCTTAAAAATCTATATCTCCAAGACTGTAAATCGATGATGGAGTTGCCCTCAGGTGTTGAACATTTGGCCAACCTTCAATATCTTGACTTGACTGATATGTCTGAAACAGTAATTTCGAGCTTGAATAGAGACTTACAAGGTGGGGACTATTGGAAAATTGCACACGTCCCTAGGGTTTGGATTGGGGAGGACCGGTCATCAGTTACAAGCTTGACTGATATGTCTAGACAGTCTGGTTATTGGACCGGTCGTTATCTATGA